A window of Primulina huaijiensis isolate GDHJ02 chromosome 9, ASM1229523v2, whole genome shotgun sequence contains these coding sequences:
- the LOC140985297 gene encoding uncharacterized protein, with translation MVCFCFLVDQTKQVRHSKPAAGTCSRCGGGVSVADMKTATRFCYVPFYWRTWRAIICTFCGAILKSYR, from the coding sequence atggTGTGCTTCTGTTTTCTTGTTGATCAGACGAAACAAGTGAGGCACAGCAAACCGGCGGCCGGAACATGCTCACGGTGCGGCGGCGGGGTAAGCGTCGCCGACATGAAGACCGCCACCAGGTTCTGCTACGTCCCCTTCTACTGGAGAACTTGGAGGGCTATTATCTGTACTTTCTGTGGTGCCATTTTGAAATCGTATAGGTga